The Pyxidicoccus sp. MSG2 DNA segment AGGCACCGTCGGCTGGTGCTATCATCCCCTCGCCTCTTTCCCGGCTTCACCCCCCAGGGAACTTCCATGGCCCCATCCAACTCCGTGCTCGACCTTCCTCCCGAGCCGTCCCTCGCCCTCCCCCGCTCCTTCTGGAAGACGTTCGTCAAGGAGTACTGGAACCGTCAGCCCACCGTCCTCCGGGGACTGTTTCCCGCGCACTTCCCCACGCCCCAGGACGCCTTCGAGGCGGTGCTCGCGTGCGGTGAGCGCTACCGCAAGGGCGATTTCAAGCAGCAGATTCGCATCTACATCGAGCACGAGCCGGAGCCCGGTCAGGTCCCTGACTACTCCTCCATCTTCTCGCTGTCGCGCTACCTGCCCGTCCCCGAGGACCGGACGCTCGACGGGTACACGGCGCGCATGACGCACCAGCTGAAGGGCCGGCGCTTCGGCGTCCTGCTCAACAACCTCCAGACGTACCACTGGAACCACTGGCTCCAGGTGAAGAGCTTCCTGGGGGGCTTCTTCCAGGCCGTCGGCGTGCCGATGTCGGGCGTGGACTCGACGCTCTTCATGGGCAACTACCTGTACACGCCCTTCGGCGTGCACAAGGACGACCTGCACATCTTCAACTTCGTCATCCAGGGGCAGAAGGTGATGAGCCTCTGGCCCTTCGAGAAGCTCGCGCATCGCGAGGAGCTGCCGAAGGACGGCCCCAACCTGATCGACCACAACGCGCTCATCCACCTGCGCGACAAGGCGGACGAGGAGCAGCTGCTCTCGCAGGCGGAGTTCCTGGAGGCCTCGCCGGGCGACATCCTCTTCTGGCCGGCCTCGTACTGGCACCGCGCGGAGCCGGGCAAGGGCATGGTCGTGTCCGCGTCGGTGGGCTTCAACTTCCGCCCGCCCGAGTTCGTCGAGATGGCCCCGGAGCACGAGTGGCCCGACCGGCTGCGCCACACGGAGATGCCGGGCGCGCCGAAGTGGAAGGTGCCCAACGCGCTGAAGAGCTCCATCGGCAAGCGCGGCAAGCGGGAGAATGTGATGGCCGCGGACCGCGAGAGCACCGCCGCCTGGGTGCGCTTCCTCACCAACGGCGCCATGGAAGGGGTGCCGCCGGAGGACCGCTCCGCGAAGCCCGTCACCGGCCAGGACTGGGTGCGGGCCCATCCCTCGCGGCCCATCGTCACCATGCCGCTCACGGGAGGCCAGGTGCTGGTGGCCGCCAATGGCCGCTCGTCCATGCTGGCCGCCAATGCCACGGTGAGCCGCCGCATGGAGAAGCTCGTGGCCACCCTCAACGCGGGCACGCCGGTGCGCGTGAAGGAGCTGGAGGAGGCGTTCTTCACGAAGCTGGAGGGGCGCACCTTCAAGCGCGGCGCCCTCCAGGGGCTGCTGAACGACCTGGTGCGCTGGCGGGCCGTGCAGCACTGCGAGCCCGGCCAGGAGGCCTGACGCGGGCGCCCGTCCCGGCCCTCACCCCGGTGGGGTCAGGGCCAGGACGAGGCTCGGCGTGCCGACGCCGTCGGCGGTGGGGAAGAACGTCAAATCGCTCCCCACGCCCCGGAGCGCGCGGAACGTCTCCATCACGGGAAGCTCCAGCTCCACCGGGGCGATGCGGCGCACGCGGCGTCCGCCCCGCACCTCCCAGCCCCCGGCGATGAGGAGCACCACGCCGGGGCGGGACATCGTCGTGAAGGTCTCCACGCGGGCCACCAGCTCCGTGCAGTCCGCGGGCAGCGCGTCGGCGCGCGGGACGACGAAGAGGTTGAGGGGCGAGGGCGCGGGAGGCGCGGTGCCTTCGCGGAAGCCCCGGCCGTGGGGCTCGGCGCCGAGCCGTGCCGCCGTCTCCGCCGAGTGGAGGAAGCCCGCCAGCCGCCCCTCGGAGATGAGCTTCAGCGCGCGCGTGGGTTGGCCCTCGTCGTCGAGCGTCCTCAGGCAGGTGCCCAGCGGCTGGCGCGGGTCGTCCTCCACGGACAGCAGTGACGGGAAGGGCTTCTTCCCCGCGGCACGAGCCAGGGCGGGCGTCGAGGCCGCCACGTCTCCGCGCAGCAGCCAGGCGAGGCCCGCCACCAGCGGCGCCGCCACGGCGGGGTGCAGGACCCACGGCAGGCCCGGTGACGGCGGCCCGGCGGGCCCTTCCAGCGCGGCCACGGCCTCTTCCAGGCGCGCTCGGAGCGGCGCGAAGTCCACCTCGCCGCCCGGCGGCGCGGCCACGGCGTCCACCACGGCGCCGCGTGCGGTCTCGCAGCGCACGAAGGCCTCCTCCGCGCACCCTGCTTCACCCCGGCACCCGCCGTCCGCGCGCAGCACCGCGCGCCAGGTGGCCGTCTGGGTGAGCACCGCCGCCTGCACCACCACGCCGGGAGGAAGTCCCGTGCGGAGGAGGCGCTCCGACAGCGCCTCCAGCCGGGACGAGGTGTCCTCCGGCAGCGCGGGAGGGACGTCAGGGCCCGGCTCCAGCGCGGGGGGCACGGGTCCTCGCGCGCCGGAGGCCGCGCTCCGGACGGCGGCGGCCAGCACGTCCCGCACGTCCTCGCGCCCGCCCACTGGCGCCGCGGCAGCGCCGAAGGAGTCTCCCAGCCAGACGCGGGCGCACGCCGTCCGGGACTCGCCCCGGGTGGTGACGGCCGTGCCGGCGTGGACGTCGAGCTCCCGGCTCACCCGCCGCGTCGCCGAGAGATGCAACTCCAGGCTGTCCACGCCGAGCGCGCGGGCGGTGTCCGCGAGCGCGTCACGTCCCGCCTCGGCCAGCGCCGCCAGCGAAGCGCCCTGCTCCGTCTCCGCACCGTCCCGTCCACCGCCAGGGGTTCGCATCCGTCGCGTCAGGCTCCCGCCCGCATCATGCCGCATCCTTGCGCTCCCGCGCGTGCTTCGCACCGTGTGCCCATGACACCGGGCCGCTCGCGGCACCCGCCTCCTCGCCCGCCGCCGCGCCCCGCCGGACGGGCTGGGCACCCGGTGTGCGCCGGTGCCATGATTCGCACCAGGGCGCCGCCCCTGGAGAAGCCAACGCGTGGACTGGTTCGTCGAGCGGCACGAGGTCAGCGAGGTGGTGCACCAGCGCTCGGGGCTGCGCGTCCGGGCGCCCACGCTCGAGCGCGGCTGCTCCGTCCACCGCGAGCACCCCGGCGGCAGCCAGCACACGTGGACGGAAGTGGCGGGCGCGGGCCTGCCTCCCGGTGCCCTGCCCGCTTCGCTCGCGGAGGAAGCGCGCGCGCTGCTCGCCCCCGAGCCGGGACTCTCTGGCGGCGGTGAGGCCTTCGCGGAGCTCATCCACGGACTGGTGGACGCGGCGCGCGCCGAGGGCGCGGCCCACCTCGACGTCCTGCTGCGCCACGTGCGGCGCGACACCCTCTTCTCCGACGAAGCGCGGCGTGTGCGAGCGCAGCGAGAGGCCGTGATTGTCGAGGTGAAGGTGCTCCACACCACCGACGGCGGCCCGGTGGAGCAGTGGCGCTGCGCCGCGTACCCGGACGTCCCCCGGCTCCTGGAGGCGGCCTCCACGCTGCGGACGCGGGTGGGCCGCCTGGCGCGCGAGTGGGGGGAGCAGACGCCCCCGGTGCCGTGCCCCACGGGCCCGCTGCCCATCGTCTTCCCGCCCGGCGCGGCCTCCGCCTGCTTCTTCCACGAGGTCTGCGGCCATCCCCTGGAGGGAGACGTCGTCGCCCGCGGCGGCTCGTACCTGGCGCGCCGGCTCGGGGAGCGCGTGGCGCCCGAGCACGTCTCCGTGTCGGACGACCCCACCGACGGCCACGAGGCGCTGGCCTACGCGACGGACGACGAGGGCCAGCCGGCGTGCGCGGTGCCG contains these protein-coding regions:
- a CDS encoding metallopeptidase TldD-related protein, whose protein sequence is MRTPGGGRDGAETEQGASLAALAEAGRDALADTARALGVDSLELHLSATRRVSRELDVHAGTAVTTRGESRTACARVWLGDSFGAAAAPVGGREDVRDVLAAAVRSAASGARGPVPPALEPGPDVPPALPEDTSSRLEALSERLLRTGLPPGVVVQAAVLTQTATWRAVLRADGGCRGEAGCAEEAFVRCETARGAVVDAVAAPPGGEVDFAPLRARLEEAVAALEGPAGPPSPGLPWVLHPAVAAPLVAGLAWLLRGDVAASTPALARAAGKKPFPSLLSVEDDPRQPLGTCLRTLDDEGQPTRALKLISEGRLAGFLHSAETAARLGAEPHGRGFREGTAPPAPSPLNLFVVPRADALPADCTELVARVETFTTMSRPGVVLLIAGGWEVRGGRRVRRIAPVELELPVMETFRALRGVGSDLTFFPTADGVGTPSLVLALTPPG
- a CDS encoding cupin-like domain-containing protein translates to MAPSNSVLDLPPEPSLALPRSFWKTFVKEYWNRQPTVLRGLFPAHFPTPQDAFEAVLACGERYRKGDFKQQIRIYIEHEPEPGQVPDYSSIFSLSRYLPVPEDRTLDGYTARMTHQLKGRRFGVLLNNLQTYHWNHWLQVKSFLGGFFQAVGVPMSGVDSTLFMGNYLYTPFGVHKDDLHIFNFVIQGQKVMSLWPFEKLAHREELPKDGPNLIDHNALIHLRDKADEEQLLSQAEFLEASPGDILFWPASYWHRAEPGKGMVVSASVGFNFRPPEFVEMAPEHEWPDRLRHTEMPGAPKWKVPNALKSSIGKRGKRENVMAADRESTAAWVRFLTNGAMEGVPPEDRSAKPVTGQDWVRAHPSRPIVTMPLTGGQVLVAANGRSSMLAANATVSRRMEKLVATLNAGTPVRVKELEEAFFTKLEGRTFKRGALQGLLNDLVRWRAVQHCEPGQEA
- a CDS encoding TldD/PmbA family protein yields the protein MDWFVERHEVSEVVHQRSGLRVRAPTLERGCSVHREHPGGSQHTWTEVAGAGLPPGALPASLAEEARALLAPEPGLSGGGEAFAELIHGLVDAARAEGAAHLDVLLRHVRRDTLFSDEARRVRAQREAVIVEVKVLHTTDGGPVEQWRCAAYPDVPRLLEAASTLRTRVGRLAREWGEQTPPVPCPTGPLPIVFPPGAASACFFHEVCGHPLEGDVVARGGSYLARRLGERVAPEHVSVSDDPTDGHEALAYATDDEGQPACAVPLLRAGVVGVPLLDTRSARALGLSPNGHGRRVSFRHPPLPRMAHTRVEPHQGELASLLHDVRHGLLVRHLTPRHMNLLSGDFSFYVVEAQEVRDGVPGRRVSPAILSGNGLEALAAIDAVGADVTNLFATRGCRKMNHGPLPVSFGQPSVRFRQLHVRPWR